A stretch of DNA from Anopheles nili chromosome 2, idAnoNiliSN_F5_01, whole genome shotgun sequence:
TCCTTCGCGCTGCCCCGCGAGTTCACCTTTCGAAGCGTTCCTGGAATATCTGAGCGACGATCATGGGCGCGGGATGGAAGCGAAAGATTTATGGTCGTGCTTAGAGGGTGGTCTCGTTGTAAAGACGATTGCGTGCGCGATAGGGGCCCGCGATCCAGGCGGGTGAAGATTAATTGTTACCACCCGTTCCGGCGGATCCCGACCGCCACCGCATACCGCCCGAGTCCTTCCGCCGCACGATGATGTCAATCATAAACTGTCAGCGGAGGGCTAATGAAATCGTCTTCCATTTTTGCATTCACGGTTTCTTTTACCGTGTTTTGAATAGACAACGTGTACTTGGTACATGTCTAGCAACACTCATTGGAGTGGAAAACCTTGACTAgtatttatttgaatatttttttttgtgaaaatatgTCGGGTCtggtagacaaaaaaaactggtAGAGGATCAATCTTTAAAAGTTCTATATTTAAGGTGATAAAGAGAATTCAAAACAGGGACATTCGTAACTCAAATAGTGAAAAATGGATTAATATACATATTGAAAAAATTGACAAAATGGTCAATAAtagaacaatttaaaaaaatggttcaaagCTGAACAGTCTAAATGTATCCAAAAatcaaatgaatgaaaacttaaaattaaaattattcaaattcgAGTAAGACATCGTTGTGTTAATAGACTACATTCAGGCGTTTGTCATGGCCTGCAGATATGATCGATTTGTTCGAAGAGAGTACGCGATGTTTTTTCATACAGAATTCAATGATCAATTGGTTAGaaggtaattaattttcttacttacttatcaggtgCTTCAACCGTTTGatctgctccaggagaaacctaCACTTCTTGTAGTCGTTCACCGTCGGCTTCTTATCACTTATCTCGGCCTTTTTGGCAGACGTATCAATACCATCACTTCATCACACGCTTGAACCTAGCACACTTCTTCTGTTCATGTGAATGATCTAAAAGCAGTTCACAAGCAGCACTTCATTTCAACATAGACTCACTTAGgaatatatttgatttattccaTCAACAATCATTTTAAATCTCATCAAATCACGTTTGTTTTAAGAAGCTTCAGAGCACTATTATTTGTGGCTTCTACTGCTTGGGTATGTTGTTTGTCAACATAAACGTCAAAATGTACCACCCTAGAGGCAAATGCAAGCAATTTTTATCTGACCAGAGTAATCGCCATGTGTCTGCTCGACCTGGTACTGCATGCATATATGCCTATTTTTGtataaagaaaatgaaaagttgTATTTATGTAAAAAACATGCATTTATATAAGAGTAACACGCTGCTTCTCCGTACAAATGCTGACTAATTAGCCTGTACAGCTATTAATCAGCTTCAAGTCAGTCACACTTTCAAGCCAACTTGTCACTCAGGATACTGTAAATATTTACACCTCAGCTTCATAACGCGCAAAGTTGCCTTGGAGGGAAACGTGCCTCGCGATTTAAAGTTTTAACGAATTTTGAAATCAATGTATTCTTTAAATTTAGTTTAGATTAGTATTCTCTTCATATAATATGTCGTCCActtcgttttaaaattattcgtTAATAAACCATTAAAGCTAGGAGATAACTCTAGCTCAATAGCTTTGTGGTTGGATTTTAGTTATGATAACAACGCATGATATTTCTCTACTTATTATACTTTTTACAGATCTTAAGTTGTCACATGTTCATCCCATCAAAATGTGTTGAAATGAATTTACGTGTACTCACCAGTAGTTAGTGGGAGGTAAACCAATCCGTTGCAACTCGATCGTGAAACACAAATTGTGTTGCTAATATATTGTGATTATGCTTCATTTACAGAAAAAGTTCAAATCCGCTTTCTGGACGTTTCTGTGAATGTATGAGAACTTTAAATTGAAATGGCTGAAGGTGAGCCATCTGCTAAGAGGCGAAAAGTAGCCGAAACTGAAACAACCCAGGTTGAAGAGGAACATACCGAAGAATGTTACATAGACCTGCTACCGTATGAGGTAAATCATGATCTATTCCGACGAAAATGATGGCAAgtaatatttgtttatttttagatctTATGCGATATCTTCGAAATGCTGGATTATGAAATGCGCATGGAGTGCACACTGGTCTGCAAACGATGGAATGCAATCTTGTGGACTGAGACATTCGCAAAACGCATAAAGTATAATCTCAGCCACTGGCTGGGAATGCCTCTCGATAAGTCAATTCAAACATATCTAAAAAATGTGTTGCACTGTGAGTTTCACGATTGCGGTTCTATAATCGATCCGGACAGCGAACAATTCGAAGAGGTTCGAAAGCAGATGAGACTCGACATACCTTTACCGCCGGATGAAGAACCTCGTCCGATCGTGGAAGAATTTATCTTTTCTGCAGAGTTACCGATTACaattttgcatttcaaatcctctttcgatcgattgcgccGATTTATTGGCGATCAATTGAATATGATGAAGGACCTGAAAGAACTTATTCTCACCGTACTTCCTTTCGCCAAATATGATGTGCCTGCCAAAGATGCGCCACAGTGGGTCATTCGGCACGAGGGCTTAGAATCTTTGGCATGGGAATATTTTGCCAATTCATATAACTTCGTGTTGAACCTCCCCAAGCTAAAGAAGCTCTCCATCCAACTTCACAATGATTATGATCTTTCATCGCTGATGTCCTGCAGCCATCAACTAGTCGAACTGAAAGTTATGTTCCATTTTGAACGCGCCATGGAACAAACATTAACTTTTCCGTTTCCAAAGCTTAAAAAGCTCTATATAAAGCGATGTGGTGTTGCCCAAGACTCACCCGAACGCAACACCCGTAGTGATGAGTTGTCTGCCGAACGGTTTATTAAGGCCGCCCCGCTGCTAGAGGATCTTTGCCTCGACAGCAGCAAGATTACGTTCAAATTATTTCGTGCTGTTTGTCTGTTTGGAGCCGGCACGTTGGCCAGACTAACCATTCGTGATGTCGCATTTCCACGTGATTTGTTCATGCGGATATTGCAGCTGAAGCAGTTAAAGGTATGACTCGATCGGCTTAATCCATGTGACAAAACCCTGCTTCTGATGTATtgtattttctctttttttcataccCAACAGTTCTTACGGCTTAAAAACTGCAGCCTCGTCGATGGCTCTCGGTTGCGAAAGGTCGACTTTCCGCAACTGACACATTTAGAAATCGTGAACAGCGGTACCTGTTTGCGCATTGATGGCGGGCTCTCGAACGTACGTCGGTTTAAGTACAGCATGGATTCGCGGCTGACCAAAATCTGCCAACATATGCTAATGCTCGAAGACTTGGAACTCAAGCTGAGTACCGGTGCACCCGTCTGTGAAGACATCCGAAAACACTTTCGTTCGTTGCCTGCCCTAGTGAATTTGCGCATCCTGCGCCTGAGCTGGATGAAACCCAAAACGCGCCCATGGGACTTCTGTGTGCCAATGCCAGCCGTGGAGCGCTTGGTCCTGcggaacagcttttttttgcggtgtAACTTTAAGCATTTACCAAAACTGTTCCCCTCGCTCAAGGTACTCGAGCTGGACGATACAAAAATCATATATAAACGGCTACCAGAAGGAGTTGAACCGTTGGCGTACTTGGAGCGCCGATTGAGAGAAACACTCCCTTCTTGCAAACTTGTAACTAGGTGTTTGGAAGCGCACACGGTCAAAACAGCACAGGAGATGGATAATGAGTATAAATGGCACTTGAATCAGCTCCTAGATGGGAAAATTACGTTAAAAGAATTGTTGTCACCTGAAGTAATAATATCATAGAGTTGTTTATACACGataaaaatttgatttaaGGTGTGGTTTTATGTGTGTTATAAGTTTCAGTGAACGCTTTAAGCATATACACCGAAATCgtgagggatttttttaaatttactttcGATTCAATTAATCACTAAACATGTGTTGCAAAAGGTAATCAACCACAAGAGGAACAAAACTAGTTATGCTTCAAATCAAGTAAAGAAATCTTTCGCTCGAAATTGAGTGGATTACACAGCTCATATTGTATTAATTAGTATACCGTGGTAACTgaattttttctctcattaGCGTTGCGTGTGGACCTTACCTCGTTTAATTTTGATTCAGCAGTATTCATTCGAAGTTTCATTTCAGCAGGGCAGGATTCCTATTTCTTCCTTTAAGAGAATCCTCCGCGTCTGGTGATTATATTTCCCTAGCCAAATAAGACGCGGGTTGCATCCATTATCCATAGAGAAAGCCCAGGCTCACATTTTGAGCTCTCACGTAGCCTATTAAGAACCTaattattaataaaaataaaaatcacacatgGTACATATATAGCTCTCTTATATTGCATCATAAACGCACTTGTTACATGCGTAATTGTCCACttttttgcacaaaacaaaatcttctGAACAGTTTGCGTTCTGGTCAACGATAGGTTTAATATCTAAGGTAGTTCAGCGCAGCTTTGCTGTGATGCTATCCGTCCAAGATATCTGGGAGAAAATATTATTACCAACTGCATACAAACATACACTAAACTCTCTGTTCCTTCTGGCAACTACCTTCGCGGTACGTAtgctacaaaataaaaaaacgttaaatgAACCCCCATACAGACAATCTCGGCACATATATTCATAGCCAAGGATGATTTTTCGCTCATCCAGGAATGTAGCGTAATTTCATCTGTTGTTCGCTTTGCTCGAGCTGGCCTCTTCGACTGTCGCTGCCACAACAGCAT
This window harbors:
- the LOC128728459 gene encoding uncharacterized protein LOC128728459 codes for the protein MAEGEPSAKRRKVAETETTQVEEEHTEECYIDLLPYEILCDIFEMLDYEMRMECTLVCKRWNAILWTETFAKRIKYNLSHWLGMPLDKSIQTYLKNVLHCEFHDCGSIIDPDSEQFEEVRKQMRLDIPLPPDEEPRPIVEEFIFSAELPITILHFKSSFDRLRRFIGDQLNMMKDLKELILTVLPFAKYDVPAKDAPQWVIRHEGLESLAWEYFANSYNFVLNLPKLKKLSIQLHNDYDLSSLMSCSHQLVELKVMFHFERAMEQTLTFPFPKLKKLYIKRCGVAQDSPERNTRSDELSAERFIKAAPLLEDLCLDSSKITFKLFRAVCLFGAGTLARLTIRDVAFPRDLFMRILQLKQLKFLRLKNCSLVDGSRLRKVDFPQLTHLEIVNSGTCLRIDGGLSNVRRFKYSMDSRLTKICQHMLMLEDLELKLSTGAPVCEDIRKHFRSLPALVNLRILRLSWMKPKTRPWDFCVPMPAVERLVLRNSFFLRCNFKHLPKLFPSLKVLELDDTKIIYKRLPEGVEPLAYLERRLRETLPSCKLVTRCLEAHTVKTAQEMDNEYKWHLNQLLDGKITLKELLSPEVIIS